The following proteins are encoded in a genomic region of Macrobrachium nipponense isolate FS-2020 chromosome 44, ASM1510439v2, whole genome shotgun sequence:
- the LOC135203880 gene encoding uncharacterized protein LOC135203880 — protein MRNYGSMLGNRSTAILSCLLVTSSVTFLYNATILKYAMVQLAQTSRKEDGNYTRKCQIPSLEHRFQFYSFLNIRDYLCQNLKWLGEGDGQKAVCMDANFKISPGDCHVLSFGINNEWSFDDEFARRGCKVYSFDPTMDAEDHQRSPNVQFFKLGISNIQGTRKVGMGSDFRYCKVDRYENILARLNLTDTTISYLKLDIELSELEFFQDIFRNSPHLLNNVQQIGVELHHGHMGEGVENPAAERDPMSPVSTFQHFWQYFHELKCHGFKLIHSHPNFIWTEAVWGRIGPPDRRIDTV, from the exons ATGC GTAACTACGGATCAATGTTAGGAAACAGATCCACCGCGATTCTGTCGTGTCTCTTGGTGACATCCTCGGTTACATTTTT ATACAACGCAACGATCCTGAAGTATGCTATGGTCCAATTAGCTCAAACGTCTCGTAAAGAAG atgGCAACTACACTCGCAAATGTCAAATACCAAGCTTGGAGCATCGCTTCCAGTTCTACAGTTTCCTGAACATTAGGGATTACCTGTGCCAGAATCTT AAGTGGCTGGGGGAAGGCGATGGCCAGAAGGCCGTGTGTATGGAcgccaacttcaaaatctctcCAGGCGACTGCCACGTCCTGTCATTTGGCATCAACAACGAATGGTCCTTCGACGACGAATTCGCCCGTCGTGGGTGTAAG GTCTATTCCTTCGACCCCACGATGGATGCGGAGGACCACCAGAGGTCCCCAAACGTCCAGTTCTTCAAACTTGGCATCAGCAACATCCAAGGCACAAGGAAAGTCGGCATGGGGTCGGATTTTAGGTACTGCAAG GTCGACAGGTACGAGAACATCTTGGCTCGCCTGAATCTGACCGACACGACCATCAGCTACCTCAAACTGGACATCGAGCTTTCGGAGCTGGAATTCTTCCAGGATATCTTCAGGAACTCTCCCCACCTCCTAAATAACGTGCAGCAGATTGGAGTGGAGCTGCATCATGGCCATATGG GCGAAGGCGTAGAGAACCCGGCGGCGGAGAGAGACCCCATGTCCCCAGTGAGCACCTTCCAGCACTTCTGGCAGTATTTCCACGAACTCAAGTGTCACGGATTCAAGCTCATTCACTCCCACCCGaacttcatttggactgaagcaGTGTGGGGCAGGATAGGACCTCCTGATCGACGGATAGACACAGTATAA